The segment CCCATATTTTTTAGTGGCTTTTCCATGTTGGGCTGAAGGCAACACACGCTCTTATTATTCAATTCCTtgttttggctaaaataatttcaaaatcaaaggaaaaatcttaaaaaaaaatcgaaaaataaagtttcatttttgttacgTTTGTTGCATAGCATACCCACCGGCCCACCGCTTTGGCCGTTCGGCCCGCTcctcattaaattcatttcatcaaatttctgtTGGGGAATGTGCAAACGGGAAAAACTATCATATCCTTGATTTTTCCGTCTTTGCAcataggaataaaaattaaaccgagAGCTTGATCACATACTAGGACTCGGCGGCCCCCACttcgagagtgaaaaattcgcTTTGCGTGTTTCAAACTAGCGCGGAGACcattaaatgcatttttgggctacgttttaattagattttttgatGAGAATAGGCCAACAAACGGCCGAAGGAgctaaaacttattttttccattttcgaaattttgaccGGCGGCTGGTGTGCCTGGCGAGCTAAAACCAAAGCGGCTGGCCGAGATTTTGGGAGGCTGGCTGGTCTGAGTGCTCTAGCATACATTTATACTTCTATTTGGAAatcgaatatttaaaaaaatttccagaaaaaaattaatgtcctactgatttgttcaaaaggtaaaaaagttttattaatctcacaaaaaaatttattgctctgaaCTTCTGACAAgagtgaattttgagcaacacTTACCGGgggaattttttcattaaaaataaaaacaaattagtgATTAACTTGAACCAATCAAAATTTCGCCGatcatttagaaaaatttttaattgtttcagtGCGCGCCAGATAATCCACATGTGGCCTCTGTCCCGAAAGCTGCACAAGATGACTTCGAATTGCCGCCTTCTAGGATCTACACGGATCTTTCGTCCGCTAGGCCAAACAACGACTATAACTCGCCTCCCGCAGAGTACTTCGCACTCAGCAGTCAGACTGCACCTTCGCCTCAACAGATTTACGCTCCACCGCCTGTGGCTGAGTTCAACTTCCCAGTAGCCAGTACCAGTTTCGCCGTCCAGAACTCGGAAGTTCGGGACGAACATGTGCCGCGCGTTCGAAAGCGTGCAGTCGGAGGCAAAGGtaaaatagacaaaaattcCCCAGAGTACAAAGAGTATCGCTTGAAAAACAACGTGGCAGTGCAGAAGTCCAGGCGTAAAAGAGCACTCAGAGAACAGCGCATGATCAATCAAAGGGACGAACTCAAACTGAGAAAcgatcaaatgaaatttaaaatatctcaaatgAAGAAAGAGGTTGAGGCGCTGAAACACTTATGTAAACGTTTTAATCTGTGTGTTCCCAATTTTACCCcgatgcaataaataatgcttaTACTCGCTTCTCTCCCcaaaatttacgtttttagaaatatgtataatataatCATTTTGTGCCTTGAAGGTAAAAgttctgccgggttacacatctcgccataATTCTTAAACACCCACTTGTACTCTCTCTGTTAttctttatgtatttaaatgtaGAActgaattttgtgaaataaaaacgttcttgtaataaatgagaaaattactgttttatttatcagttatttcatatttaaaaaaaatcatgtttctAAGTATTTGATACTCAACAatctttattaataataaaaatcttaataataCCCAAAGACTTTGACAACAATGAATGTACtgagtttcaataaaattgaaagagcgaacagaaatttaactttttgtcTGGCGGACCAGGCACTCCGTCCACTCCGTGCTCTTTGCCCCATCTAACGGCGTTCTAATGAACTCTATCAAACGAACTTTAGTGCTTGTTTACACTGGTTTTCACGTGCGTCGTTTTGTCTCATTTTCCGCATTGTTTTGTGATTATGCACGCAAATTAACGACCTCTGACCTGGTCCCGTGACGTCAAATCAGGGCGGAAATGTGTGACACTATAGCAGAGGGCTTCAAAGTTCTCCAGGATACTGCTAATGGTGAGCCAAACCCTGCATACCACTGTGTGCAGTTTGTGCGTGCTGCTGAGAGACCGGCCTGACGACAGCTTTCAAAAcgtgaataattttctctgcAGACCTATACCTGCAAGAAGGGCGCGTTGCAGAGGTTGAGGGTGCACCTGATCCACTAGAATTCCTTCGTGAGTGGGTTTCGCCGAATGTGCCagtcattttcaaaaaagccTGCAAAAGCTTCGCTGCGTTTAAACAATGGAGTCCGCAGTTTTTAAGGTTCATATAATTTACCTGCaacaaagtaaatttaataaacttatTCAACTCTGGAAATACATATCGTGGTTCTAGAGAGAAAATTGGAGATAAATTCGTGACCGTCGCTGTGACACCGAATGGCTGGGCCGATGCCGTGTCGGACGATGGAGAATTTTTCATGTTACCAGAGGAAcgccaaatgaaattttcagactttCTGGATCGATTGAATGACAAATCAGAGCTTAATCCGGTGTTTTACATGCAGCAGCAAAACTCCAATTTGACGGGAGAGATGAAAAGTCTAATTGGCGATGTTCCTGAAGACATAAACTGGGCCTCGACAGCCTTTGGCGCAAAACCTGATGCCGCAAACTTTTGGATGGGCGATCAGAGAGCCATCACCTCAagtaaatatacattttatattttgaatgtcgtcaaatttttagaagcaATTCATTGAACAGGacaaataaaaggaaataattattatttcactaGTTCTTGGTCTCGATGAGAAAACCGAAATTGTCACAAAGCAAACTGTAGAGACGATTTAGAAAACGATTTACGTGTTCAAAAGAATcgtaaaaaacaaacataattcTAATAAATTGGGGGTTTAACTGTCGGTTCCCAGGTGTGAGATTAAGTACGGgtgaaaatcagaaaatttttttgatattaaGATCCCATCATTTTCTGTGGTTTCACTGTTTCCGCCACTAATTTCATAAAGATTAGctattaaagaaatttaaaataaaatttcccattcAAAAACAATCGACCTTCGTTTTTAGTAGTTGACGGACAACTGCAGATTaatcaagagttttttttaccactcaattttaaccaatttcttgcgcaagaaatgtaataaaattaattcctgtgagaatctaaaatttgcggttggagtggtcaaaatttcctctactgtgtagattttttattttaaattgccattttgctgcctcaatttctccaaaaaattatctctgaccatttttcaagtcgaggtcatgagctaacaactagaaaattattgaccaCTAAAAGGTACAatattgcctgcaagaaactgtttaaaattgattaagaaAACGCTTTTTGACActgcactgatttttttaatgctgtttttttaataccgagggaagaaaaaaaattacaaaggaATGTCCACAAGCATTTTAAGCGATTGCATGGCgtacaatatttgaaatataaaaatctttaCAACCTTTATAACACcgaaatttaaagcaattacGTGAGTCTCTTGATGCCGGCATCtggttaaaaaatctaaagtgTTCCAAGAAAAGCCACGCTCGTTCCTGAAACAAGCCTAGTAGCTCATGCCgaggattttgttttgttgatgGGGTTGTTCCAAACGATCGCCCAGCAGgcagcaaaatttatagctCTTGACAAAATATTAGCGTTGTCTTGGTcggaggacagggataaaaagagcgaaaaaatatatttaaaataacttaaacgattatttctctaaaataattcgaaaataTTGCCAAcgtattttttccaacagcGCAATATTGCCCTGTAAGGATCTGAAGGAAaacaatgtaaaaatattatgtgaaaATCTCCCGATCTACAACCAAGGTCTTTGCTACCTGGGCCTTTGTTACAAAGGTCTTTCACGGGAACAATAATGTTTTGTGCTGCAGCTTTTATTCTCTGGCCGTGTTACTTTTGAAAAAGTGTGTGTTCGGGAgacttttaagggtaattgtcaattttaccgactttatttctccatcctgaattttaggggtgtttcatagtgtgtaacctgaaattttgagcaaaaaattcgggggctttttttgggaaatcacgattttcgaaaacggaaaatttcagatagtaaatccgaaatatcaaggtatcttcggttcagattggaatttcgatgtggttttttcacctccacacgtaactttttcagtagaacaaatttgccattggtcaaaaatttgtaggtcaaaggtcaaggtcacaaattcgcgtgcaaaatgttcaattaaaaatatcgcaaaatacgccccctcggatttttttcatgtaaacgtaaaaaatgtagccctgaatttgtagaatcgaatggtgaagagaaatcgatggagactctgatagatcgcgagatattttgaatttaaggattcgtgtcacgcgtccggcacgacgacaatatcatccggcgattttactttcgtaatttacgtcgaaatttgatatgtaacccacatgttatgcatatgattacctagaaaaataaacgagctttccagtggtgtgcttacattttgttttggtttcaaacttctcaagaaatagcggcgcgaaaagaaaatagaaatttttcaaatattgacatttttacaaatctcaaatctcgggttctaaccatcagaattgcaaaaactacccaccgttggactcgtctcgaccttccctgaccagctgaaaggtttaggggtgtttagcctccacccctaagttgctgaACTTCAACccctaaaaaaaaaaaaaatgtagcatctTACGGTTagctatttcttgagaagtttgaaaccaaaacaaaatgtaagcacaccactggtaagctcgtttatttttctaggtaatcatatgcataacatgtggctTACTTATCAAATTCcaacgtaaattacgaaagtaaaatcgccggatgatattgtcgtcgtgccggacgcgcgtcacgaatccttaaattcaaaatatttcgcgATCTATGAGAgtgcccatcgatttctcttgaccattcgattctacgcattcagggctacattttttacgttttcatgaaaaaaatccgagggggcgtattttgcgatatttttaattgaacattttgcacgcgaatttgtgaccttgacctttgacctacaaatttttgaccaatggcaaatttgttctactgaaaaagttacgtgtggaggtgaaaaaaccacatggaaattccaatctggaccgaagataccttgatatttcggatttactatctgaaattttccgttttcgaaaatcgtgatttcccaaaaaatgcccccgaattttttgctcaaaatttcaggttacacactatgaaacacccctaacaatatatgtaaaattcaggatggagaaataaagtcggtaaaaatgacaattacccttaaaagtcTCCCGAACACACACAAAAGTGGAATGGGACTTGGGATTGGGCAAGACTAGAGAGGAGACCATGAGGGACAGCGATTcctgaattttgaattacGGTACAGGGACAATCTgcatttttggtcatccaaaacgagaatttttttaccttgtatttaaattaaagtattttaatgaaacaagTGACTTTAAAAACTGCAGAAAAGTCggcaaaaaagatttttgcaaCGCACGAAATATATTATCACTTTTTCGGgaataaattaggaaaaatgaGGACTAAACCAAAACTactgtttttttgcgcaaaaaaagtgttttatttttgtgtattgcaaaattggaGAACCCAGATTGCTTATTCATTTCCTCCTTGAACTGACAAAGTGAGAATCTGTATGCTTTTAATGCTGCCATCACAAAATTCAGAAACATTTTGGCACtcacttaaaatgtttttgaagaTTCGCTTGACAtttgtttttgataatttctcAAATGATATTTAGTAGCATCCCTTATAGTATAGTGTGAGTAtcttttaattgagataaactgacaagagagtgaaaattattgctagatattatcaattttactgTTGATTATGAgtcataaaaaatgtgtttgctttagaTTTCTTCAGACACGGATGAGATTTCCTTTAAACACGAATGACATTGAAGGCAGTAGATTCAAATgcctgcaaaatatttccattaaattGATAGGAATGTGACAACTTCTTAATTGCCTTTTATAGAatcgtaaataataataataatttatgctaGCAGCAGTCAAAAATAGTTGTCTTAACGTGGATGAGACAAAAAACTACCACCAAGGTTTGGGTcgttaagataaaaatttgtgttcatAATAACTCTTTGTGCACAGCGAatcttgtttgaaaaattgtaaattcgTCTGcagtttgcttttttaaaaattctcagaGATCAAAAACAGTTGTGTATATTTCCATGtcctatatatttttctcattattttctcttcactttttcaataattttcactatttcaGCCCACAAGGACCCTTATGAAAACATCTATTGTGTTATTCACGGcgtaaagcaatttttgctgAGTCCACCAACCGATCTGCCCTCGATGCCCTACAAAATGCTCCCTGTGGCCAGATATGAAAAGgttgtttttttctgctgtaaattatttttgaaagctTTTATAACAATAATGTGATTTAGGTGAAGACCAGGCAGGACTTTACAATTGTCCAatgtgaagaaaaaaatactgtcaGATGGATTTGTCCTGGGTTTGgagaagcaaaaaaatcgaaaactcGTCCTTCAACGCAACTGATTGCAAGAGTGGAAGCTGGGGATATGCTGTATCTTCCATCATTGTGGTTCCATCAGGTAGAAACAAAGGCGCTCAAAACTTGGTCTAAAGCAAATTCTATTTTGAAGGTTTCCCAGAGTCATGGCTGCGTTGCGGTTAACTACTGGTACGACATGAAGTTTGACATCAAATACGCCTACTTTTCTATGCTCGAACACCTTTGCCTCGCAAACGAATTGTTAAACTGTGAGAATTAAATGCTCCAAAGTTATTTTTGAGACTGATATggttatatttgaatttttattaagtctCTGTTGGTTAATTTCAATGGAGGCACATGAACACATGAAGGTGCAAGTATTTTGGTATAGAGATTGAATTTATAACTCTTACTCTCGACTGCAAGTGCTGGCTGTCGAGCACTAGCTACacaaaatttaggaaatatttGGTTCTCGCGTGTTAATGCTTTTGGTAAGATGATCTTGTCACTTTTATCACGAATATGAGGAGAGAGGTTGTCAGAAAAACTAAACGCTTATGAATTATCATTGCAGAAGAATTGaatttcgattattttggTTTATAACCCACTTTATTATGAATTCATTCCACTATTTATTgtgtaaatgtattttcttCACGCTAAAATAGCACAGCCACAATTTATGCGCCTcgaaaaaataggaataaGTATTTTCTTTCTGTCATAAAATCACTTTTCTCTGCAAACCAAATAAGTTCATTGGTTTTTTTCTGCTCTAAACTGGtcttcgtcctggtcccggcaaaattgcgtaactttcaacaaccaaacgcgaatttccttgttgcaaggaAAGGTCaccaatcaattcgacaatgaa is part of the Cloeon dipterum chromosome 1, ieCloDipt1.1, whole genome shotgun sequence genome and harbors:
- the LOC135948408 gene encoding CCAAT/enhancer-binding protein delta-like produces the protein MDQTLLNGQTDPMDQNPLMTVTSPMLDLSEMDDLSLFLDETLGSMCAPDNPHVASVPKAAQDDFELPPSRIYTDLSSARPNNDYNSPPAEYFALSSQTAPSPQQIYAPPPVAEFNFPVASTSFAVQNSEVRDEHVPRVRKRAVGGKGKIDKNSPEYKEYRLKNNVAVQKSRRKRALREQRMINQRDELKLRNDQMKFKISQMKKEVEALKHLCKRFNLCVPNFTPMQ
- the JMJD7 gene encoding bifunctional peptidase and (3S)-lysyl hydroxylase Jmjd7 — encoded protein: MCDTIAEGFKVLQDTANDLYLQEGRVAEVEGAPDPLEFLREWVSPNVPVIFKKACKSFAAFKQWSPQFLREKIGDKFVTVAVTPNGWADAVSDDGEFFMLPEERQMKFSDFLDRLNDKSELNPVFYMQQQNSNLTGEMKSLIGDVPEDINWASTAFGAKPDAANFWMGDQRAITSTHKDPYENIYCVIHGVKQFLLSPPTDLPSMPYKMLPVARYEKVKTRQDFTIVQCEEKNTVRWICPGFGEAKKSKTRPSTQLIARVEAGDMLYLPSLWFHQVSQSHGCVAVNYWYDMKFDIKYAYFSMLEHLCLANELLNCEN